A genomic stretch from Sporocytophaga myxococcoides DSM 11118 includes:
- the mce gene encoding methylmalonyl-CoA epimerase: MKNLEHIGIAVKSIEASIPLFSKLLNTEPYKEEFVEGEKVRTLFFNCGNVKIELLESISEDGAIAKFIEKRGEGIHHLAFEVEDIHQEMLRMKEEGFTLLNEQPKTGADNKQICFLHPKTTGGTLIELCQENKKGS, from the coding sequence ATGAAAAACCTCGAACATATAGGCATTGCTGTAAAAAGTATTGAAGCATCTATTCCGCTTTTTTCTAAGCTATTAAATACAGAACCATATAAAGAAGAATTTGTAGAAGGTGAAAAAGTAAGAACCCTTTTTTTTAATTGTGGAAATGTCAAGATAGAGCTTTTAGAGTCAATATCAGAAGACGGGGCTATTGCAAAATTTATTGAAAAGAGAGGTGAGGGGATTCATCATCTGGCATTTGAAGTAGAAGACATTCATCAAGAAATGCTGAGGATGAAAGAGGAAGGTTTTACTCTTTTAAATGAACAGCCGAAAACTGGTGCGGATAATAAACAGATTTGTTTTTTGCATCCCAAAACCACCGGGGGTACTCTTATTGAGCTTTGCCAGGAAAATAAAAAGGGATCATAA
- the thiL gene encoding thiamine-phosphate kinase, which translates to MENSKRTELSDLGEFGLINRLKEKVVLRNPETQTGIGDDAAVIENRNELTLVSTDILAEGIHFDLTYTPLRHLGYKAVAVNVSDIAAMNGIPKQIVVGIALSNRFSLEAIEELYMGINQACEDYKVDLAGGDTTSSRSGLVISVTVLGEAKKEEVAYRSGAQVNDLICVTGDLGGAYIGLQLLEREKQVFKQDPEMQPQLTDKEYVVRRQLKPEARMDVTYDLKELKIKPTSMIDISDGLASELLHICKASTVGARIYEDKLPVDSMTFDTAREFNLDPTTVALNGGEDYELLFTVNQSAFDKIKNHPDITIIGHITEHSDGVQLITGGGNIFPIKAQGWAHF; encoded by the coding sequence ATGGAAAATAGTAAAAGGACGGAATTAAGTGATTTAGGAGAATTTGGATTAATTAATCGTTTAAAAGAAAAAGTTGTTTTAAGGAATCCTGAAACTCAAACAGGCATTGGAGATGACGCAGCTGTTATTGAAAACAGGAATGAATTGACATTAGTGTCTACAGATATTCTTGCCGAAGGTATTCATTTTGACCTTACTTATACTCCATTAAGACACTTGGGGTATAAAGCTGTTGCAGTAAACGTTTCTGATATAGCTGCAATGAATGGTATACCAAAGCAAATTGTGGTAGGGATTGCACTAAGTAACAGATTCTCTCTTGAAGCAATAGAAGAATTGTACATGGGAATTAATCAGGCATGCGAAGATTATAAGGTGGATCTGGCTGGTGGAGATACTACCTCTTCAAGGTCTGGTCTGGTAATTTCAGTAACGGTGCTTGGCGAAGCAAAAAAAGAAGAAGTGGCATATAGATCAGGAGCTCAGGTAAATGACTTGATATGTGTGACAGGCGACTTAGGTGGTGCTTACATCGGATTACAATTGCTAGAAAGAGAAAAACAGGTATTCAAGCAGGATCCTGAAATGCAACCCCAGCTTACAGATAAGGAATATGTGGTAAGAAGACAACTGAAGCCAGAGGCGAGAATGGATGTAACCTATGACCTGAAAGAGCTTAAAATTAAACCTACCTCTATGATTGATATTTCAGATGGATTGGCGAGTGAGCTTCTGCATATATGCAAGGCATCTACTGTCGGTGCCAGAATCTATGAGGATAAGCTTCCGGTGGACAGCATGACCTTTGATACTGCCAGAGAGTTCAATCTTGATCCTACTACGGTTGCGCTTAATGGAGGAGAGGATTATGAATTGTTGTTTACTGTAAATCAAAGTGCATTTGATAAGATTAAAAATCATCCCGATATTACAATCATTGGCCATATCACTGAGCATTCGGACGGAGTGCAACTGATTACCGGAGGAGGTAATATCTTCCCTATAAAAGCTCAGGGCTGGGCACATTTTTAA
- a CDS encoding amidophosphoribosyltransferase, with product MSDAIKHECGIALIRLRKPFSYYIEKYGTPMYGINKLYLLMEKQHNRGQDGAGVAAVKIGVPEGKRYISRYRSVDPQPISVIFNKINRKFRKALRDNKDKYLDADWILENTAFAGEVLMGHLRYGTHGSNEIENCHPFLRQSNWRSRNLVVAGNFNMTNVDELFNKLVELGQHPKEKNDTVTVLEKIGHFLDEENQLLFNKFKNQHSNHEISSLIEDELDLQRVLMRSCKDFDGGYAMAGMTGYGASFVARDPAGIRPAYYYADDEVVVVASEKPAIKIAFNINYDQIKEIEPGHALIIEKNGDYAQKQFIDQLEKKSCSFERIYFSRGSDPEIYQERKMLGKLLVPQVLEAVNFDLENTVFSYIPNTAETAFLGMMEGIEDYLTQYRKKVILEGKPNGVDPEKVLSLKPRVEKLVIKDAKQRSFIVADSERDKFVTNLYDTTYDVIKKGKDTIVIIDDSIVRGTTLERSIIQMLDKLGPKKIVIVSSSPQIRFPDCYGIDMSKMKEFVAFRAVLELLKESGREFHLEDVYEQCKGAIQTLSGNMENHVKNLYAQFSYDEISQKVSEIVTPKNCKAKVQVVFQTIDNLHKACPKHIGDWYFTGDYATPGGNRVANKAYMFFMEGKTVRAY from the coding sequence ATGAGTGACGCAATAAAACACGAATGCGGTATCGCTTTAATCAGGTTACGTAAACCTTTTTCTTATTACATAGAAAAATACGGAACCCCGATGTACGGCATCAATAAGCTGTACCTCCTGATGGAAAAACAGCACAACAGAGGCCAGGATGGAGCCGGCGTTGCAGCTGTAAAAATAGGTGTTCCTGAAGGAAAAAGGTACATCAGCCGTTACAGGTCTGTTGATCCTCAACCTATATCTGTGATTTTTAATAAAATCAACAGAAAATTCAGAAAAGCTCTAAGAGATAATAAAGATAAATACCTGGATGCAGATTGGATTCTTGAAAATACTGCATTTGCCGGTGAAGTTTTAATGGGGCATCTCCGTTATGGAACTCACGGAAGCAATGAAATTGAAAACTGCCATCCGTTCCTAAGGCAAAGTAACTGGAGAAGCCGTAACCTGGTAGTGGCAGGAAACTTCAATATGACCAATGTGGATGAGCTTTTCAATAAACTCGTTGAACTTGGCCAACATCCTAAAGAAAAAAATGATACAGTTACAGTTCTTGAAAAAATAGGACACTTCCTTGATGAAGAAAATCAACTGTTATTCAATAAATTTAAAAACCAGCATAGCAATCACGAAATTTCCTCTTTAATTGAAGATGAACTTGACCTTCAAAGAGTTCTGATGCGTTCTTGCAAAGATTTTGATGGCGGATATGCAATGGCTGGAATGACAGGCTATGGCGCTTCTTTTGTTGCAAGAGACCCTGCCGGTATCAGACCTGCTTATTACTATGCTGATGATGAAGTGGTTGTTGTAGCATCAGAAAAGCCTGCTATTAAAATTGCTTTCAATATCAACTATGATCAGATAAAAGAAATTGAGCCAGGTCATGCTCTTATAATAGAGAAAAATGGTGACTATGCTCAAAAACAGTTTATAGATCAGTTAGAGAAAAAATCCTGCAGCTTTGAAAGAATATATTTCTCCAGAGGCTCTGATCCTGAAATTTATCAGGAAAGAAAAATGCTGGGTAAATTACTCGTACCTCAGGTCCTTGAAGCTGTTAATTTTGATTTAGAGAATACAGTATTTTCTTATATTCCTAATACAGCTGAAACAGCCTTTTTGGGTATGATGGAAGGTATAGAGGATTATCTGACTCAGTACAGAAAAAAGGTAATTCTTGAAGGCAAGCCAAATGGGGTTGATCCTGAAAAAGTATTGTCTTTAAAACCAAGAGTTGAAAAGCTTGTAATAAAAGATGCCAAACAAAGATCATTCATTGTTGCAGACAGTGAGCGAGATAAGTTCGTAACAAACCTTTATGATACTACTTATGATGTAATCAAAAAAGGTAAAGATACCATTGTCATCATTGATGATTCAATTGTTCGCGGAACTACTCTTGAAAGAAGCATTATTCAGATGCTTGATAAGCTTGGACCTAAAAAGATTGTAATAGTTTCTTCATCACCTCAGATAAGGTTCCCTGACTGCTACGGAATAGATATGTCCAAGATGAAAGAGTTCGTTGCTTTCCGCGCTGTGCTTGAATTGTTAAAAGAATCGGGAAGAGAATTTCATCTGGAAGATGTATATGAACAATGTAAAGGAGCTATCCAGACTTTAAGTGGAAATATGGAAAATCATGTGAAGAATCTTTACGCTCAGTTTTCATATGATGAAATCTCTCAAAAAGTATCTGAGATCGTAACTCCTAAAAACTGTAAAGCAAAGGTTCAGGTCGTATTTCAGACAATAGATAACCTTCATAAAGCCTGTCCGAAGCATATCGGTGACTGGTATTTCACCGGTGACTATGCAACTCCTGGCGGAAACAGAGTAGCTAATAAAGCCTACATGTTCTTTATGGAAGGAAAAACTGTTAGAGCATATTAA
- a CDS encoding HesB/IscA family protein, whose amino-acid sequence MINITEKAKEHVYDLKQKEGYTDDYNIRVAVNGGGCSGLMYDLKFDNQINPADQVFEDKGIKILVDKKSLLYLLGTTLDFSDGLNGKGFQFINPNASRTCGCGESFAV is encoded by the coding sequence ATGATTAATATTACAGAAAAAGCCAAAGAACATGTCTATGACCTGAAACAAAAAGAAGGTTATACAGACGATTACAATATCAGAGTAGCTGTTAATGGTGGGGGTTGCTCAGGTTTAATGTATGATCTGAAGTTTGATAATCAGATTAACCCGGCAGATCAGGTTTTTGAAGATAAAGGAATAAAAATTCTTGTTGACAAAAAAAGCCTTCTTTACCTTTTGGGTACAACTCTTGATTTTTCTGATGGATTAAACGGAAAAGGTTTCCAGTTTATTAATCCTAATGCAAGCAGAACCTGCGGCTGCGGTGAGAGCTTCGCTGTTTAA
- a CDS encoding NADH-quinone oxidoreductase subunit N, whose product MKEQLFHILQSTGFIGPELFLVSLFVLLLIIQIIYPKTGQTVFAGMSSLGFVIYLKLVLDQLLLVQLEGSREIYYEMLSLDKWSLFFKFLFAIAGLITSFFSIVSLDTKKMESGTGEYNSFIVILIAGLSFLVMADNFLIIYLAIELISISSFVLTFYGKKEKSAEAGFKYFIFGAFSSALMLYGISLVYGLTGSLIFTDSIFIEGVRKAQEFPLFLGFILILSGFLFKIASVPFHEWTPDVYEAAPYPVAALFSIAPKAGAMAVLFKFSYTFFKISPFHYNWKVMIAAFAILSLTVGNFAALFQKNAKRMLAYSSIAHTGFILLGLFALNQLAVKALMFYLLILLLMNFAAFLLVEKLAGYTGSDDISGFNGAGRKLPFIGTLAVIIMISLTGLPPTAGFYAKFLVFSALWESYQSSGITLNLVILMAGLLNTVLALFYYLRIPYYLYFRKAENNNLILTSTISASDIFVSLLSIPLLVLFFKPNWLINLVETFLN is encoded by the coding sequence AGGACAAACTGTTTTTGCCGGTATGAGTTCGTTGGGTTTTGTAATATATTTAAAACTTGTTCTGGATCAGCTGCTATTAGTGCAATTGGAGGGTTCGAGAGAGATTTATTATGAAATGCTTTCATTAGATAAATGGTCTCTGTTTTTTAAATTCCTTTTTGCAATAGCTGGATTAATTACCTCCTTTTTCTCAATAGTTTCGCTGGATACAAAGAAGATGGAATCTGGAACAGGAGAATATAATTCATTTATAGTAATACTTATTGCAGGCCTTTCATTTCTTGTAATGGCAGATAATTTCCTGATTATTTATCTTGCAATAGAGCTTATTTCAATATCCTCTTTTGTACTTACCTTTTATGGTAAAAAGGAAAAGAGTGCTGAAGCGGGTTTTAAGTATTTTATCTTTGGTGCATTCTCTTCAGCATTAATGCTTTATGGAATTTCTCTTGTTTATGGACTTACAGGGTCTTTGATATTTACTGATTCAATATTTATAGAGGGAGTTAGAAAAGCACAGGAATTTCCACTGTTTCTTGGATTTATATTAATCCTTTCCGGCTTCCTTTTTAAAATCGCATCAGTGCCATTCCATGAGTGGACCCCGGATGTATATGAGGCCGCTCCTTATCCGGTGGCAGCTTTATTTTCTATTGCCCCAAAAGCAGGAGCAATGGCTGTTCTCTTTAAATTTTCATATACATTTTTTAAAATTTCGCCTTTCCATTACAATTGGAAAGTAATGATAGCAGCATTTGCCATTCTAAGTCTTACAGTTGGAAATTTTGCTGCTTTATTTCAAAAAAATGCAAAGAGGATGCTAGCCTATTCCTCAATTGCACATACAGGATTTATACTTTTAGGTTTATTTGCATTAAACCAGTTGGCAGTGAAAGCATTAATGTTTTATCTGTTAATTCTATTACTTATGAACTTCGCCGCTTTTTTATTGGTTGAAAAATTAGCAGGATATACCGGATCAGATGACATATCTGGTTTTAACGGAGCAGGAAGAAAATTACCATTTATCGGAACCTTAGCAGTAATTATAATGATATCATTGACAGGATTGCCACCTACTGCAGGATTTTATGCGAAATTCTTAGTTTTTTCAGCCCTTTGGGAAAGTTATCAATCATCCGGAATAACATTAAATCTTGTGATTTTGATGGCTGGTTTGCTCAATACTGTGCTGGCACTTTTTTATTATTTGCGAATACCATATTACCTGTATTTCCGCAAAGCAGAAAATAATAACCTTATACTTACATCGACCATTTCTGCATCTGATATTTTCGTATCTTTATTATCGATTCCATTGCTGGTTTTATTCTTCAAACCGAACTGGTTAATTAATCTAGTAGAAACGTTTTTGAATTGA